A window of the Nitrospirota bacterium genome harbors these coding sequences:
- a CDS encoding thiol reductase thioredoxin, with translation MMHDVTDRDFDHVVSQAEVPVLVEFWKPGCGSCRALMRELEKLEHDVAGKVLILKMNVEENFQIPAELEIHSLPALAYYQEGVFTRFIGGLGTREEISRQLWSK, from the coding sequence ATGATGCATGACGTGACTGATCGGGATTTCGACCACGTTGTCAGCCAGGCCGAGGTTCCGGTGCTGGTGGAGTTTTGGAAGCCAGGATGCGGGAGTTGCCGGGCACTGATGCGTGAGCTCGAAAAGCTGGAGCACGATGTGGCAGGTAAGGTTTTGATCCTGAAAATGAACGTCGAGGAGAACTTCCAGATTCCAGCGGAGCTGGAGATCCACTCATTGCCGGCACTGGCCTATTATCAAGAAGGAGTATTCACGCGATTCATCGGTGGTCTTGGAACGAGAGAGGAAATCTCTAGACAGCTATGGTCGAAATGA
- a CDS encoding HEAT repeat domain-containing protein translates to MDGLKTDGGGLPMAPAKEPANPELASVKRVLALLDKTAKSSRTYGAANPVAQKFFQQLFEGLTAHLNNYHKLAFLIQRSELYFNGEVVYQSEQDSSNESVAFKLYSDGIRELAFLEGLSAEDLTFLLDSLWDSVESEEEDDDIVTRLWSKNLSAITLVTAEEIAKSSAGGEAFVLHTAGMLEASESSLREILDREQTRAKKEAATEAGEIGGTGGSDGVTQAGEKSGANSSGQAGRFKSGLAGYEVSDEEFAQLVKEIEAESARDHTTYILDMLTAILASEKSPVILTKLLDLWGQVLDSLMAQGKWIVLESVLGLLQVTAEMRPDLGDDHKKQLTSLLDTLCRPDRMRMIEGYLNRTPGAATDGLTTVLLSMTSAGIPALCALLANLEDATHQAIVAGALETLAKDQPDHLLRGLADRRPRYVRNLLAILLKWNDPRFADSIEKLVRHPDVQVRKEVVRAIGIFRPSGNGTKLISLLTDTEESVRFAALKLLTTGQYTAPYSVWSPLVSADTFMDRPLSEKRAIFQAMRATSNDEVIPFFEHLLTEWSWINRKKKDELAALAAEALGKLATPAALAALALGQKKASAAVRQACATALVQAQRRQHHPKQAAS, encoded by the coding sequence ATGGATGGGCTGAAAACAGACGGCGGTGGGCTACCGATGGCGCCTGCAAAGGAACCGGCCAATCCGGAACTGGCTTCCGTCAAGCGGGTTCTCGCACTGTTGGACAAGACTGCGAAGTCCAGTCGAACTTACGGGGCCGCGAATCCCGTCGCGCAGAAATTCTTCCAGCAATTGTTCGAAGGACTCACGGCACACCTGAACAATTACCACAAACTGGCATTTCTGATTCAACGTTCTGAGTTGTACTTCAACGGGGAAGTTGTCTACCAATCTGAACAGGACTCAAGTAATGAAAGCGTCGCCTTCAAGCTCTATTCGGATGGCATTCGGGAGCTCGCGTTCCTCGAAGGCCTGTCTGCGGAAGACCTCACCTTCCTCCTCGATTCACTGTGGGACAGCGTCGAGTCCGAGGAGGAGGATGACGATATTGTGACTCGCCTATGGTCGAAAAATCTCTCCGCCATTACGCTCGTGACCGCCGAAGAAATCGCCAAATCATCTGCCGGGGGAGAAGCCTTTGTGCTCCATACTGCTGGAATGCTGGAGGCATCGGAATCAAGCTTGAGGGAGATTCTCGATCGGGAGCAGACGCGCGCTAAGAAGGAAGCAGCGACAGAAGCTGGAGAAATTGGCGGCACAGGAGGCAGCGATGGCGTGACCCAGGCCGGCGAGAAATCGGGGGCGAACTCTAGCGGCCAGGCCGGCCGGTTTAAGTCCGGTCTCGCAGGCTACGAAGTCTCCGACGAAGAATTTGCTCAGCTGGTCAAGGAAATCGAGGCTGAAAGCGCCAGGGATCATACGACATACATTTTGGACATGCTCACCGCGATCTTGGCCTCGGAAAAATCTCCTGTCATCCTGACCAAGTTGCTCGATCTCTGGGGACAAGTCCTCGACTCATTGATGGCCCAAGGCAAATGGATCGTATTAGAAAGCGTGTTGGGACTCCTGCAAGTCACCGCCGAAATGAGACCTGATCTCGGCGACGACCACAAGAAACAGTTGACGTCTCTCCTCGATACCCTCTGTCGACCGGATCGGATGAGGATGATTGAAGGGTATTTGAATAGGACGCCTGGCGCAGCCACAGATGGGTTGACAACGGTTCTGTTGTCGATGACGTCTGCTGGCATTCCCGCCTTGTGTGCTCTCTTGGCAAATCTGGAGGATGCAACCCATCAGGCGATCGTAGCTGGAGCCCTCGAGACACTCGCGAAAGATCAACCGGACCACTTGCTTCGTGGTTTGGCGGACCGCCGACCCCGTTACGTCAGAAATCTCCTTGCAATCCTCCTCAAATGGAACGATCCCCGCTTTGCGGATTCCATCGAAAAACTGGTGCGCCACCCCGACGTTCAAGTAAGGAAGGAAGTGGTGCGGGCCATCGGGATATTCCGCCCGAGCGGGAACGGTACGAAACTGATTTCGCTCTTGACCGATACAGAGGAGTCGGTGCGGTTTGCGGCGCTCAAACTGCTCACGACCGGTCAATATACGGCTCCGTACTCTGTGTGGTCACCACTCGTATCGGCAGACACATTTATGGATCGGCCTCTCAGTGAAAAGCGCGCGATATTCCAAGCCATGCGAGCGACGAGTAACGACGAAGTGATTCCGTTCTTTGAACATTTGCTCACGGAATGGTCCTGGATCAACCGCAAGAAAAAGGATGAGCTTGCCGCCCTCGCCGCTGAGGCATTAGGGAAATTGGCTACTCCTGCCGCTCTCGCCGCCCTTGCGCTCGGCCAGAAAAAGGCCAGTGCCGCTGTACGGCAAGCGTGCGCCACGGCGCTCGTCCAGGCCCAACGACGACAACACCACCCCAAGCAGGCTGCATCATAG
- a CDS encoding sulfurtransferase yields the protein MKHNPGFLKLVNEARAGVKECTVAEAKTRLDRGDIQHFLDVREDTEYAKDHAKGARHLGKGIIERDVETYIPNKDEAILLYCGGGYRSILAADALQRMGYINVVSMDGGIKGWRDAGYPIER from the coding sequence ATGAAACATAATCCAGGCTTTTTGAAGTTGGTGAACGAGGCACGCGCAGGGGTCAAGGAGTGTACGGTCGCAGAGGCAAAGACCAGGCTCGATCGGGGTGACATACAGCATTTTCTCGATGTGCGGGAGGATACCGAGTATGCAAAGGACCATGCGAAGGGGGCTCGACACCTGGGGAAAGGGATTATTGAGCGTGATGTGGAAACATATATCCCTAATAAGGACGAGGCCATTCTCCTGTATTGCGGAGGTGGCTACCGGTCCATATTAGCGGCAGACGCACTCCAGCGTATGGGTTACATCAATGTGGTGTCAATGGATGGGGGAATCAAAGGCTGGCGGGATGCAGGCTATCCCATTGAACGTTGA
- a CDS encoding OmpH family outer membrane protein, whose translation MYMMGILLRRTTLTLAATAILVLTALPAAQAADAFKMGVVDPQAVLEKSKAGKKALDGFKEYVATRQKLLAGDEEDLRNQEKTLKDQMGKLSDTEKKEKETQFRAKVQDFQKRAQEFNQELQGKQKELLDDYMKRISSATKTVAEKGGFALVVDKGSEQVVKIVIYNKDTIDLTDQVIKEFDRVNSK comes from the coding sequence ATGTATATGATGGGAATTCTCTTGAGGCGGACAACCCTCACGTTGGCTGCCACGGCCATCCTGGTACTCACGGCGCTTCCTGCGGCACAGGCTGCCGACGCGTTCAAGATGGGAGTCGTCGATCCTCAGGCGGTGTTAGAAAAATCAAAGGCGGGCAAAAAAGCCCTGGATGGTTTCAAAGAATATGTCGCCACGAGGCAGAAATTGTTGGCCGGGGATGAAGAGGACTTGCGCAACCAGGAGAAGACGCTCAAGGACCAAATGGGGAAATTGAGTGACACCGAAAAAAAAGAAAAAGAGACCCAGTTCCGCGCAAAGGTCCAGGACTTCCAGAAACGGGCGCAGGAATTCAACCAGGAATTGCAGGGAAAGCAGAAGGAATTACTCGATGACTATATGAAGCGAATTTCTTCGGCCACCAAGACCGTCGCGGAAAAAGGCGGCTTTGCTCTCGTGGTTGATAAGGGCAGCGAACAAGTCGTCAAAATTGTGATCTACAACAAGGACACCATCGATTTAACCGACCAGGTCATCAAAGAATTTGACCGGGTCAACAGCAAGTAA
- a CDS encoding helix-turn-helix domain-containing protein: MELGQLIQAWRVSQGHSIDDLAAELHLQPHLLEKIETGEIDPSASLLEALAGALKIPPAWLFSHPTLFRTLFEDPEDKTDSIPPGPDPVTERILAGSHMDRSLYVLLTAIMQSGEPKLLRAAEVNLRSLVKQAKQATVPWQNRPSGHFEPPSD; this comes from the coding sequence ATGGAGCTCGGACAACTGATTCAGGCCTGGCGTGTCTCGCAAGGTCATTCCATCGATGATTTGGCGGCCGAATTACATCTTCAACCTCACCTCTTGGAGAAAATTGAGACGGGTGAGATTGACCCCTCCGCCTCCCTGCTGGAAGCGCTCGCCGGCGCATTGAAGATCCCTCCGGCCTGGCTCTTTAGCCACCCAACCTTATTTCGAACTCTCTTTGAAGATCCCGAGGACAAGACAGACTCCATCCCTCCGGGCCCCGATCCTGTTACAGAACGGATTCTCGCCGGATCACATATGGATCGGTCGCTGTATGTCCTGCTCACAGCAATTATGCAAAGCGGCGAACCGAAATTGTTGCGCGCAGCGGAAGTGAATTTGCGGAGCCTTGTCAAACAGGCCAAACAGGCAACGGTACCCTGGCAAAACCGCCCGTCGGGCCACTTCGAACCACCAAGCGACTAG
- the serS gene encoding serine--tRNA ligase, which yields MYDLRSLRDNFDAIRTQLGPRGADVPWDHIRTLIEQRRTLTSQVEQLRHELKKGSEEVAKLKRENQPADASMVAMKAVGEQIKKVEDELRVVEETLTGLNLHIPNVPHASVPAGKDSSSNLEVRRWGAPPSFPAPAKSHWEIGETLGILDFDRAAKIAGARFAVLTGAGALLERALINYMLDLHTTQHGYREVLPPLLVNRSSMTATGQLPKFEDDLFRLRDEDLFLIPTAEVPVTNLHRDESLTEQALPLRYTSYTPCFRREAGSYGRDTKGLIRLHQFNKVELVSFVKPDQSYEELERLTGNAEAILQGLGLHYRVMTLCSGDMGFSAAKTYDIEIWLPSQNLFREISSCSNFEGFQARRAGIRYKGASGKKDAKMEFVHTLNGSGLAVGRTVVAILENYQQPDGSVMIPEALRHYMRGMERIKKE from the coding sequence ATGTACGATTTACGCAGCCTCCGCGACAATTTCGACGCCATCAGAACACAGCTTGGCCCGCGTGGCGCCGACGTCCCGTGGGATCACATCCGCACATTGATCGAACAACGTCGTACGTTGACGAGTCAGGTCGAACAACTTCGCCATGAACTGAAAAAGGGATCGGAAGAGGTTGCCAAGCTCAAGAGAGAAAACCAGCCGGCGGATGCCTCCATGGTGGCCATGAAGGCGGTGGGCGAGCAGATCAAGAAGGTGGAGGACGAACTACGGGTCGTTGAAGAGACCCTCACCGGTCTGAATCTTCATATCCCCAATGTTCCACATGCTTCGGTGCCGGCTGGTAAGGACTCGTCCAGCAACCTGGAGGTGAGACGATGGGGAGCCCCACCCTCCTTCCCTGCACCGGCCAAGAGCCACTGGGAGATCGGTGAAACCCTCGGCATCCTCGACTTCGACCGGGCCGCCAAGATCGCAGGGGCAAGATTCGCAGTTCTGACCGGGGCCGGCGCACTTCTTGAGCGAGCTCTGATCAACTACATGCTCGATCTTCACACGACACAACATGGCTACCGGGAGGTCTTACCTCCACTCCTTGTCAATCGGTCGAGCATGACCGCAACCGGCCAGTTACCCAAGTTCGAGGACGATCTATTTCGCCTGCGTGATGAAGACCTTTTCTTGATTCCAACGGCAGAAGTGCCGGTGACCAATCTTCACCGCGACGAGTCGCTCACCGAACAGGCTCTGCCGCTCCGATATACGTCCTATACCCCCTGTTTTCGCCGTGAAGCCGGCTCCTACGGAAGAGATACCAAGGGGCTCATTCGCTTGCACCAGTTCAATAAAGTCGAGTTGGTCTCCTTTGTAAAACCTGACCAGTCCTATGAGGAATTGGAACGACTCACCGGCAATGCCGAAGCAATCTTGCAAGGTTTGGGACTTCATTACCGGGTTATGACCCTCTGCTCCGGCGATATGGGCTTTTCCGCCGCAAAAACCTATGACATCGAAATCTGGCTTCCCTCCCAGAACCTCTTCCGTGAGATCTCCTCCTGCAGCAACTTTGAAGGGTTTCAGGCCAGACGCGCCGGTATTCGATATAAAGGCGCATCCGGAAAAAAGGACGCAAAAATGGAGTTCGTCCATACCCTCAATGGGTCCGGACTCGCCGTGGGCCGCACCGTTGTGGCCATCCTCGAAAACTACCAGCAACCGGATGGAAGCGTCATGATACCAGAGGCCCTGCGCCATTATATGAGGGGGATGGAACGGATCAAGAAAGAATGA
- a CDS encoding PA0069 family radical SAM protein, with protein MRRVMNPPNPFESQHRDLLEPASHVKLHMYEDAAREILSRNDSPDLPFRWSLNPYRGCFHACVYCYARPTHEYWGFGAGSDFESKIIVKKDAPTLLRRVFQKPSWGGELILFSGNTDCYQPLEASLELTRACLNVCAEYRNPVGIITKGVLVQRDLDILRRLHQEASVHVYFSIPFSDDEVARKVEPHAPSSRKRFEAMATLADAGIPTGISLSPIIPGLNDEDMPDLLARAKQAGAGEAMATLLRLSGSVEPVFMERMAAAFPDRMAKMTSRIREVRGGALSEGAFFDRHRGSGPYWVMIEQLFQISRRKAGLSALCDMPVPATFRRPGLEQTALF; from the coding sequence ATGCGCAGGGTCATGAATCCACCTAATCCGTTTGAGTCGCAACACAGAGATCTCTTGGAGCCTGCTTCCCATGTAAAACTACACATGTATGAAGATGCCGCTCGTGAGATTCTCAGCCGAAACGACAGTCCTGACTTGCCGTTTCGATGGAGTCTCAATCCCTATCGTGGCTGCTTTCACGCCTGTGTCTATTGCTACGCCAGACCGACGCATGAGTACTGGGGCTTCGGCGCCGGAAGTGATTTCGAATCCAAAATCATTGTGAAGAAGGATGCCCCGACACTGCTCCGCAGGGTATTCCAGAAGCCCTCATGGGGAGGCGAATTGATATTGTTTTCAGGTAACACGGATTGTTACCAGCCGCTGGAAGCGTCGCTGGAGTTGACTCGGGCCTGTCTCAATGTCTGTGCTGAGTATCGGAATCCGGTGGGGATTATCACAAAGGGGGTGTTAGTACAGCGAGATCTGGACATCCTGCGTCGGCTTCATCAGGAGGCGTCGGTGCATGTCTATTTCAGCATACCGTTTTCGGACGACGAGGTCGCGAGAAAGGTCGAACCCCACGCGCCGTCCAGCCGGAAACGCTTCGAGGCGATGGCAACTTTGGCGGATGCCGGGATCCCTACTGGGATTTCGTTGTCTCCGATTATTCCTGGTCTTAACGACGAGGATATGCCTGATCTCCTGGCCAGAGCGAAACAAGCCGGAGCGGGAGAGGCCATGGCAACACTTCTCCGTCTATCCGGCTCTGTCGAGCCGGTGTTCATGGAGCGAATGGCCGCAGCATTTCCTGATCGAATGGCTAAGATGACGAGCCGCATTCGAGAGGTGCGTGGCGGGGCACTCAGCGAGGGGGCTTTTTTCGACCGCCATCGCGGCTCTGGACCCTATTGGGTCATGATCGAACAATTATTCCAGATCTCCAGGCGAAAAGCGGGATTATCGGCGCTATGTGACATGCCGGTTCCCGCAACCTTTCGGAGGCCTGGCCTTGAACAAACCGCCTTATTTTGA
- a CDS encoding HD-GYP domain-containing protein: protein MNDIKINETPVAEEQAQPILTHERSLSRKIAHGSEARDILDQQMAILGIQLVTQLNVLIKTSRIYERTNSALDKPVDTMLTLIKTMAQDQPLMLRLQNDFLFLGDSHLKVNAQQMAVATSIIDVLNVWKIGGITFSLAVESKDLREFAALFVSLDPAKNTIEDLQKEIISRNVAGIGLEEQRELQIRPGTGATASSQSGDTNSAGSDGVKNVDSKGHRKIAAKNGYVKVGESVGSLTKAAREGGTVSFKQAKRAIQNIIDIMQDDEATVLGLTTLRCHDEYTHNHSVNVSLLSIALANRVGYPKVELADLGLAALFHDMGKSTIPLEVLNKPGEFTDDDWMLMRNHPTEGVLILSRMRGITNLPGRMAAASFEHHMNQDFSGYPKLAVPWTLSLTGRILTIADCYDAMTSSRVYRREPMSPSKVLNMMFSKSGKAFDPVLLKLFVNCVGIIPIGSLVMLETNELAVVLKPAADKANAERPIVRVIADPQGDSVEHGREVDLTEKDETGEFRHHIIRLVDNTEYKFDTSRYFT, encoded by the coding sequence GTGAATGACATCAAGATCAACGAGACCCCGGTCGCGGAGGAACAAGCCCAGCCGATCCTGACCCATGAACGGTCTTTGTCGAGAAAAATCGCCCATGGGTCTGAAGCCAGGGACATCCTTGACCAGCAGATGGCCATATTGGGCATTCAACTGGTCACACAGTTAAACGTCTTGATCAAGACCTCCCGCATCTATGAACGCACGAACTCCGCGCTGGACAAACCAGTCGATACGATGCTGACTCTGATCAAAACCATGGCGCAGGATCAACCGCTGATGCTCCGTCTGCAAAACGATTTCTTGTTTCTCGGAGACAGTCACTTAAAAGTGAACGCTCAGCAGATGGCGGTCGCCACCAGCATTATCGATGTCTTGAATGTCTGGAAAATTGGCGGCATCACTTTTTCGTTGGCGGTGGAGTCGAAGGATCTACGTGAGTTTGCCGCCCTCTTCGTCAGTCTTGACCCAGCCAAGAATACCATCGAAGACCTGCAGAAAGAGATCATTTCGCGGAATGTCGCGGGCATTGGGTTAGAAGAACAACGGGAACTGCAAATCCGCCCAGGAACCGGAGCGACAGCGTCATCGCAATCCGGAGATACGAACAGCGCGGGATCCGATGGCGTAAAAAACGTCGATTCAAAGGGGCATCGGAAAATAGCCGCTAAGAACGGCTACGTCAAAGTGGGAGAATCCGTTGGATCTCTGACGAAAGCAGCCCGTGAGGGAGGAACAGTCAGCTTTAAACAAGCCAAACGAGCGATTCAAAACATCATCGATATCATGCAGGATGACGAAGCGACGGTCCTGGGTCTCACGACCCTTCGCTGTCACGATGAGTACACACATAACCATTCGGTCAATGTGTCGTTGTTGTCCATCGCCCTGGCAAATCGCGTCGGCTATCCAAAAGTGGAATTAGCCGACTTGGGCCTAGCCGCGCTGTTCCATGACATGGGCAAATCCACCATTCCCCTTGAAGTCCTGAACAAACCGGGAGAGTTCACCGATGATGACTGGATGCTGATGCGCAATCACCCCACGGAGGGAGTTCTAATTTTGTCGAGAATGAGAGGCATCACGAATTTACCGGGGCGCATGGCGGCAGCGTCGTTTGAACACCATATGAATCAGGACTTTTCGGGATATCCGAAACTGGCCGTGCCCTGGACGCTCTCACTCACCGGACGTATTCTCACCATCGCAGACTGTTATGACGCCATGACCTCCTCCCGTGTGTATCGTCGAGAGCCCATGTCCCCATCGAAAGTATTGAATATGATGTTCTCGAAATCCGGGAAGGCATTTGATCCGGTGCTGCTCAAGTTGTTCGTGAACTGTGTCGGTATCATTCCCATCGGCAGCCTGGTCATGCTGGAGACAAACGAGTTGGCGGTCGTACTCAAGCCTGCGGCAGACAAAGCGAATGCCGAACGACCCATCGTCAGAGTCATCGCCGATCCGCAGGGGGACTCGGTCGAGCACGGGCGCGAAGTAGACCTGACTGAGAAAGATGAGACCGGCGAGTTCCGCCACCATATCATCCGCTTGGTTGACAACACCGAGTACAAGTTTGACACCAGCCGTTATTTTACATGA
- the zwf gene encoding glucose-6-phosphate dehydrogenase yields MPPNSPRIDISPSQETIPPVEPCTLVIFGGSGDLARRRLIPALYNLLLDGLLPPRYAVIGLGRKLMTDEEFRTTVRDGVVAHSRQALAEDKWKDFAPHLFYVSGGNDDPNTYAKLKSRAEDIEQTFQLPGNRIFYLSIPPSSFASVCEGLEQAGMATKPETPAPYARIIVEKPVGRDLASAEAINHVTGRVFDESQIFRIDHYLGKETVQNLMVVRFANSIFEPIWNHKYIDHVQITVSEAEGVGTRASYYEEAGALRDMVQNHMLQLLCLVAMEPPYSLDPDVVRNAKMEVLRCLRPITDQDVDQVTVRAQYSAGTTHGKPIPGYRRENGIHPDSTTETYVALKCFVENWRWAGVPFYLRTGKALPQRASEVAVQFKDIPHILFNANAQQPQPPNVLALRIQPEEGLSLRIVSRVPGTRAETHPVEMDFQYSDVFGRPSPEAYERLLLDVMAGDASRFMRRDAVEASWAWITKILEGWHRQGLRWLPEYPAGTCGPVEADRLIEKDGRTWRTL; encoded by the coding sequence ATGCCACCGAATAGCCCCCGTATCGACATCAGCCCTTCACAGGAAACGATCCCCCCAGTCGAGCCATGTACGCTCGTCATTTTCGGAGGTTCCGGGGATTTGGCTCGCCGGAGACTGATTCCTGCCCTCTACAACCTACTCCTCGACGGATTGCTCCCTCCACGGTATGCGGTGATCGGCCTGGGTCGCAAGTTGATGACGGACGAAGAGTTTCGCACCACGGTTCGTGATGGTGTCGTCGCACATTCCCGGCAAGCGTTGGCAGAGGACAAGTGGAAAGACTTCGCGCCGCATCTCTTCTACGTGTCAGGGGGAAATGACGATCCGAACACCTACGCCAAGCTGAAGTCCCGGGCAGAAGACATCGAACAGACCTTTCAGCTGCCAGGCAACCGGATTTTCTATCTGAGCATCCCTCCCAGTTCATTCGCATCTGTTTGCGAGGGGCTCGAGCAAGCCGGGATGGCTACGAAGCCGGAAACTCCGGCGCCGTACGCCCGCATCATCGTGGAGAAACCGGTCGGCCGCGATTTGGCTTCCGCCGAAGCGATCAACCATGTGACCGGGCGCGTGTTCGACGAGTCACAAATCTTCCGCATCGATCACTATCTGGGGAAAGAAACTGTCCAGAATTTGATGGTCGTCCGTTTCGCCAACAGCATCTTCGAGCCGATTTGGAACCACAAATATATCGATCATGTGCAAATCACGGTGAGCGAAGCCGAAGGTGTCGGGACCAGGGCAAGTTACTACGAAGAGGCCGGCGCCTTGCGCGACATGGTGCAGAATCATATGCTCCAGCTGCTCTGTCTGGTCGCGATGGAACCTCCCTATTCCCTTGATCCTGACGTGGTGCGCAATGCGAAGATGGAAGTCCTGCGCTGCCTGAGGCCTATCACCGATCAGGATGTCGACCAGGTCACCGTCCGTGCGCAATACAGCGCCGGCACAACCCATGGCAAGCCCATCCCCGGGTATCGTCGCGAGAACGGCATCCATCCCGACTCCACGACAGAAACCTATGTCGCGCTCAAATGCTTCGTAGAAAATTGGCGCTGGGCTGGAGTCCCCTTCTATCTGCGCACGGGAAAAGCGCTCCCTCAACGAGCCAGCGAGGTCGCGGTGCAATTCAAGGATATTCCGCACATCTTATTCAACGCCAATGCGCAGCAACCGCAACCGCCTAATGTATTGGCATTGCGTATCCAGCCGGAAGAAGGGCTCTCGCTCCGCATCGTCTCGCGCGTACCGGGGACTCGCGCGGAGACGCACCCGGTGGAAATGGACTTTCAATATAGCGATGTCTTCGGTCGGCCCTCGCCTGAAGCCTATGAGCGGTTACTCTTGGACGTGATGGCCGGCGATGCGTCACGATTCATGCGGCGCGACGCGGTTGAAGCCTCCTGGGCCTGGATTACGAAGATCCTTGAAGGATGGCACCGGCAGGGGTTGCGCTGGCTTCCTGAATATCCTGCAGGGACCTGTGGACCGGTAGAGGCTGATCGTCTCATCGAAAAGGATGGACGGACATGGCGGACATTATAG
- a CDS encoding RNA methyltransferase, which yields MAAAVPLLTRSQGADIRGLLREKSVRAQSGSFVVEGSHAVEDLLTRYPDQILAIVSTQGYLPRGGRDERVIRVASSTKQYSCSDLQFSRISDLDAPQGILAVVRQPTWDEGSVLRQPTVLGIFGEELQDPTNVGAIIRTAAALNLSGLWLTPESADVYHPKVVRATSGSLLSLPIFIARDVSVLIRQDCGIFAAEATGNGTVPIDEIRQVPRRLILAVGNEGRGLSAQLSSQATTRFTIPLSRDVESLNVAATVAIAAFHFSRLPKRK from the coding sequence ATGGCTGCCGCAGTCCCCCTTCTAACAAGGTCTCAAGGAGCCGACATTCGGGGGCTTCTTCGTGAAAAATCTGTCCGAGCGCAGAGTGGTTCGTTCGTGGTCGAAGGCAGCCATGCAGTAGAGGATCTTCTAACCCGGTATCCCGACCAGATTCTGGCAATTGTGTCAACCCAGGGCTATCTCCCAAGGGGGGGGCGGGACGAACGGGTGATCCGTGTGGCCTCCTCGACGAAACAATACTCCTGTTCAGACCTCCAATTCTCAAGGATATCTGATTTGGATGCGCCTCAAGGCATCCTCGCTGTCGTGCGGCAACCGACATGGGATGAAGGAAGTGTGCTGAGACAGCCGACTGTCCTGGGAATTTTTGGGGAAGAGCTCCAAGATCCCACGAATGTTGGAGCTATTATTCGAACGGCGGCAGCTCTCAACCTCAGTGGGCTGTGGCTCACGCCTGAATCTGCTGATGTCTATCATCCCAAGGTTGTTCGTGCGACCAGCGGCTCGTTGCTCAGCCTACCGATCTTTATTGCCAGAGACGTCTCCGTGTTGATTCGTCAAGACTGCGGGATTTTTGCGGCAGAAGCGACAGGGAACGGAACTGTTCCGATCGACGAGATTCGTCAGGTGCCTCGGAGACTCATCCTTGCTGTCGGGAATGAAGGTCGGGGTTTGTCAGCTCAACTGAGCAGCCAGGCGACCACTCGATTCACGATTCCCCTGAGCCGTGACGTGGAGTCACTTAACGTTGCGGCGACTGTTGCGATTGCCGCATTCCACTTCTCGCGGCTTCCCAAACGGAAATGA